Proteins encoded within one genomic window of Oryza glaberrima chromosome 12, OglaRS2, whole genome shotgun sequence:
- the LOC127756327 gene encoding disease resistance protein SUMM2-like: MEIIGIKCSGAILISLIRLSKQYAAYFFKARKSVRALEAATERLRERLSDVDTRLDSATRKGMQPRNEVEGWLKRAEHVCVETEKIQAKYDKRTKCMGSLSPCICVNYMIAKSAAANCQAAEKIYSEGMFEEYGVMVPQASTEVPITDVSLTGTDRYRNLAVKFIRDEAVSKVGLWGPGGVGKTHLLHQINNLFHKNPAFDVVIRVTASKGCSVAKVQDAIVGEQMLVKKDDTESQAVIIYEFLKSKNFLILLDDLWEHVDLDKVGIPNKVSSIGNYKQKLLLTTRSESVCGQMGVKNGQRIKVDCLDETDAWHLFKENVGTEIIENHPLVLKLAKEVANELAGLPLALIVVGRAMSTKRHPREWQNCIDFLQQSRLNEIEGPVCYEESVFARLKLSYEYLSDTNLKDCFTSCALWPDDYLLDRNKLSEYWMGLGLVEEEDIQRCYNAGYARIRELVDKCLLEETDDDRLVKMHDVIRDMALWIYLPEELGSLFKLEYLLLRSNPVREMPETILSKLSRLQVADFCSFQLEQPSTFEPPFGALKCMRNLKALGITINMIKYFNMICKTDLPVRSLCVIILTKYLDEWKGFAFSDSFFGNDLIQKNLSELYIFTHEEQIVFESNVPHRSSNLEKLYICGHHFTDIFWKGVESQDLFQNLRRLDLISCFSLENISWVQRFPYLEDLIVYGCSALEQIIGSALNDVKQPNAGEKGRKPLSQPCLKRFVLLSLKRLTTICHSSFDFPSLESFHIFGCPQLMTLPFTSVPCNLKYIHCEQEWLDNLQWDDANVKNSFQPFFKVISMVDKYAAKKFIDGLHAEWMYYRRESEDDEE; encoded by the exons ATGGAGATCATCGGCATCAAGTGCTCTGGTGCTATCCTGATCTCCTTGATACGCCTCTCGAAACAGTACGCCGCTTACTTCTTCAAAGCCCGCAAGAGTGTGCGCGCTCTCGAAGCTGCCACCGAGCGTTTAAGGGAGAGGCTCAGCGATGTTGACACCAGGTTGGACAGTGCTACGCGAAAAGGTATGCAGCCGAGGAATGAAGTTGAAGGATGGCTGAAGCGCGCTGAGCATGTATGTGTGGAGACTGAAAAAATCCAGGCAAAGTATGATAAGAGGACCAAGTGCATGGGGAGCCTGTCCCCTTGTATCTGTGTAAACTACATGATAGCCAAGAGTGCAGCAGCAAACTGTCAGGCTGCAGAGAAGATATACAGTGAGGGCATGTTTGAAGAATATGGTGTCATGGTGCCACAGGCTTCCACTGAAGTGCCTATAACTGACGTAAGCCTAACTGGTACAGATCGGTATCGCAACCTCGCTGTCAAGTTCATCAGGGATGAGGCTGTAAGCAAGGTTGGGTTGTGGGGCCCTGGAGGTGTGGGAAAGACGCATCTGCTCCATCAGATCAataacttgtttcacaaaaaccCTGCTTTTGATGTTGTTATTCGAGTTACTGCTTCCAAAGGTTGCTCTGTTGCAAAG GTTCAAGACGCAATTGTTGGGGAACAGATGCTGGTGAAGAAGGATGACACAGAATCTCAGGCAGttattatatatgaatttctCAAAAGTAAAAATTTTCTTATATTATTGGATGATTTGTGGGAACATGTTGATCTTGATAAGGTTGGGATTCCAAACAAAGTTAGCTCAATTGGCAATTACAAACAAAAATTGTTGCTAACAACACGCTCTGAAAGTGTTTGTGGCCAAATGGGTGTCAAGAATGGGCAAAGGATTAAAGTAGATTGCCTGGATGAAACAGATGCATGGCATCTTTTCAAGGAAAATGTTGGTACTGAAATTATTGAAAATCACCCCCTTGTACTTAAACTGGCAAAAGAGGTTGCAAATGAACTCGCTGGACTGCCGTTAGCTCTTATTGTAGTTGGCAGGGCCATGTCTACCAAGAGGCATCCAAGAGAATGGCAGAATTGCATCGACTTTCTTCAGCAATCACGCCTTAATGAGATTGAAGGGCCAGTTTGCTACGAAGAAAGTGTATTTGCTCGACTGAAACTCAGTTATGAATATTTAAGTGATACTAATCTGAAAGATTGTTTCACATCATGCGCCTTATGGCCTGATGATTATCTGTTAGACAGAAACAAACTATCTGAGTACTGGATGGGACTGGGTCTAGTAGAGGAGGAGGATATTCAAAGATGTTACAATGCAGGATATGCACGAATTCGTGAGTTGGTAGACAAGTGCCTTCTGGAGGAAACTGATGATGACAGACTGGTTAAAATGCATGATGTGATACGTGACATGGCACTATGGATT TACTTGCCTGAAGAGCTCGGATCCCTTTTTAAGCTGGAGTACTTGCTTCTTAGGTCAAATCCTGTCAGAGAAATGCCTGAAACTATTCTTTCAAAGCTCTCCAGACTGCAGGTTGCAGACTTTTGCTCATTCCAGTTGGAACAACCTTCTACATTTGAACCACCATTTGGTGCTCTTAAATGCATGAGAAACTTGAAAGCTCTTGGAATCACCATAAATATGATAAAGTACTTTAACATGATCTGCAAAACCGACTTACCAGTCAGGTCTCTGTGTGTTATCATTTTAACAAAGTATCTAGATGAATGGAAAGGTTTTGCATTTTCAGACAGCTTTTTTGGAAATGATCTGATACAAAAGAATCTGTCTGAGTTATACATCTTCACACATGAGGAACAAATAGTATTTGAAAGCAATGTGCCACATCGAAGTTCTAATCTTGAGAAGCTATACATATGTGGCCATCACTTCACAGATATATTTTGGAAAGGGGTTGAAAGCCAGGATCTCTTTCAGAACCTGAGACGGTTGGATCTTATATCATGCTTTAGCTTGGAGAACATATCCTGGGTTCAACGTTTTCCATATCTGGAAGACCTGATAGTGTATGGCTGTAGTGCACTCGAGCAAATAATCGGAAGTGCCCTGAATGATGTCAAACAGCCAAATGCTGgtgaaaaaggaagaaaaccTCTTTCGCAACCTTGCCTGAAAAGGTTTGTATTGTTGTCTTTAAAGAGATTGACTACCATCTGCCATTCTTCCTTTGACTTTCCTTCATTGGAGAGCTTTCATATCTTTGGTTGCCCCCAGCTGATGACACTGCCTTTCACAAGTGTCCCATGTAATCTGAAGTATATTCATTGTGAGCAAGAATGGTTGGATAACTTGCAGTGGGACGATGCTAATGTCAAGAACTCCTTCCAGCCTTTCTTCAAAGTGATTTCCATGGTCGATAAGTATGCGGCAAAGAAATTCATCGATGGCCTACATGCCGAGTGGATGTACTACAGGAGAGAGAGTGAG GATGATGAAGAGTAG